The Deltaproteobacteria bacterium region ATCGTCGTTCTCGGTGCCCGGGCTGATCAACTCCGTGACGCATTGCCACCGCACCCCAAGCTTCGCACGGTCGTGAATTCACGCTACCAACTTGGTCAGCTCTCTTCACTGATGGTTGGTATCGGTGCGTTATCGCCTGACAGTGAGGCCGCAATCGTCAATCTTGTCGATCACCCGATGATCGAGGCCGACACGGTCCAAGCCCTCATCGCTTCGTTTCGTACTGCGCCGCTACCAATTCTCATTGCTTCATACCAAGGCAAACGTGGTCACCCAGTGTTATTTTCCAGCCAGGTCTATGGGGAAATTCTTGCCGCGCCGCTCGACCAAGGGGCGAAAGTGGTCGTACGCAAAGATCCGACTCGTGTTCGTGAAATTCCGCTCGATGATCCCGGTATTCTCGCCGACATCGATACACCGGCAGATTATGCGCACTACGTCGGTAGCAAGAAATAGCGCCGGTACGTACGCAATTCCTCTCTGCTCCCTTGCCTTTGCCGCGGAAAAAGACCAAGACAGAGGGCTATTCTGCTGCAAAGGAGCTGAGCGTGGGGACTGAACCTGTTGCGTATCGTTGGTGGGTGCTGGCCAATGCGTTTTTGATCTTTGTCATGGCCTTTGGTATGGGCTGGACATATATCGTGATGTTAGTGCAGCAAGTCCTGCAAGACCTCGGGCTGCAAATGTCAGATTGGGGAAGCCTGTGGTCAGCCATTTCTCTCGGCACTGTTTTGTTTGCCATCATCGGCGGGGTCCTTGGTGATCGGTTTGGCATCCGTCTTTCGGTTGGATTAGGTACAACCTTCATGGGACTGTTCTTGTTGCTGCGTGGAACTGCGACGAGTTTCGGTTCGCTGTACCTCTGGATGCTGCTGTTCGGCCTGGCACTTGCTGTGACATTCTCCAATGTTCCCAAAGCGCTAGGCATGTGGTTTCCCCCAGGGGAGTTCGGACTCGCCAACGGTGTCACCCAAGCGGGATATGGCGTTGGCGCAGGACTGGCAACAGTCCTCACGCCATTGATTGTTGAGGCTGTCGGTGGCTGGCGTTCGCTTACTTCTATTTTGGGGGTTGTCACCATTGCACTGGGAGTGCTGTGGCTTCTGACGGTAAAGGATCGGGTGGTGGCGACGGCGCAACTCACTGAGCGAGTTGGTATTGGTGCGTCGATACAGCGGGTTCTGCACGTGCGGGATGTCTGGATCATCGCTGGTTGTTACTTTCTCTTCTTGGGCGGGTATATCGCACTGATTGGTTATGCTCCGACCTATCTGGTGTCTGAGCAAGGGATGACCGCTCCTGCTGCCGGTGTAGTGCTCTCCATCGTCATGTGGGTCTATGTGGCCGGCGCTTTTGTCTTGCCGACGATGTCTGATCGAGTGGGGCTGCGGAAGGCATTTTATGTACCCTGTATGTTTACCACCGGGGTTTTCATTATCGCTGGGGCGTTCCTCGTTGGCACGCCACTGTGGGTCGCTGCGGCAATTTGGGGCTTTGCTGCAGGGGCATCGCCGATCGCATTCGTTGTACCATTGGAAATGGCTGGCGTGGGAACGGCCTTAGCAGGATCAGCCTTAGGGGTAGCCGTCACTGCTGGATACCTTGGTGGGTTTGTTGGTCCGCTGATCTGTGCGCGCCTTGCCGAGGCCTCCCCCGTCGCTGGTTTTGCCTTCGGTGGCGTGTGCTACGCGTTGTCGGCACTGCTGTTCTTATTGATTAAAGAAACTGGCCCGCGTCGCGCTTGACAGCGTCGCGCAAAGTTTGTAATCCTCCTTTCAGAGTCAAAGGACAATTTTACTCCTTTGGGAGACTGGAGTGAGACTCAGCCGCGAAAGTGGATACGGGATTGATGGACTGGTTGCATTGGCGGAACAACCAGCTGGTACGGTATTGCTCCTGACTGAGATTGCGACGGCTCAACAGCTGCCCCAGAGTTTTCTTGCCAAAATTTTTCAGAAACTGGCTCGTCACGGTATTGTGCGGTCGTTCCGCGGTGCGGTCCGTGGGTACGCCTTAGCGCAACGTCCGGAGCATATTTCACTGAAAGCAGTTTTGTTGGCGATTGAGGGACCAGAGTTGTTTGAGCGGTGCGTTCTCTGGAGTGATCGTTGTGCGTCCCGTAACCCGTGTCGATTGCATGCGCAGTGGGTTGAGGTTGTACGGGACGTCCATGAGCCTTTGCTGATGCGAACAACCTTGGCTGATGTCCTGGCGAGTAAACCTCACCAACGCAAACGTCCGCGGCGCAAGCAGGCACTTGGCAAGCGGTGAAGGCAGAAATGCAGGGGTCTGCGAATTCGCGAGTGGGAAGCACGACAAGTCGTGCGGAAAGTGAGCGGTTCTTATGCAACAGCGTGACAACGACAGACATAACGGCAGTGCTCAACGGAACGATATGACGGGGAGTGATAGAGACAGTGCCGAACAACACTCAGTTCTCCTGCAAGAGGAAGTAGAGGAGGCCACTCAGGCTGTTCCTCAGGATGGACTGATCTCAGCGCAGGCGTTGCTGAAGCTGAAGTCCCCACGACCGGTCTTTGATATGCTTCGCGAGAAGGATGTCGATGTCAACAAGATCAAAAGCATACTCAATTACGAAGGAGAACTGGAAAAGCTGCAAATCGAGTTCGTGAAAATGCAGCGCTGGGTACAAGAACAGAGGAAACGAGTGGCGATCATCTTCGAAGGGCGAGACGCAGCGGGAAGGGGGGGAACGATTCGCCGGTTTTCAGAACACCGCAATCCGCGCGCAATGCGTGTCGTCGCACTTCCTGTTCCCACAGAAGAAGAAAAAGGACAGTGGTACTTTCAACGCTATATTAAGCAGCTCCCGAATCGTGGCGAAATCGTCTTTTTCGATCGGAGTTGGTACAATCGCGCGGTTGTAGAACCAGTGAATGGATTTTGCTCGCAAGAGCAATATGAACGTTTCATGCGCCAAGTGCCAGAGTTTGAGCACATGTTGTTTGAAGATGGTGTCCTCCTGATCAAATTGTGGTTTTCTATTTCTAAAGACGAACAAGTGCAGCGCTTCGCGTCGCGTCGTCAGAATCCGCTCAAACAATGGAAGCTGAGTCCGATTGATGGGAGAGCCCAGGACCTCTGGGACGCATATACCCGCTATGAAGAAGTCATGTTCAGTAAAACGCACACGACCTTCAGTCCGTGGATCATTGTCAAGGCGAACAATAAACGCAAAGCACGACTGGAGAGTATGCGCTACGTGCTGTCGACACTGGACTACAATGGCAAGGAGAATACGGGTGTCCCATTGTTCCCCGACCCCAATACGATTACGCGGTTTCAGCGATCGGTGAATAATTTGGATTAACGTGAGATACGGAGTTCCGGTGGCAAACGACAAGAGAAAAATGACTGTGAAAGTGCAGGATCTGATGCAACCAAACGTCGCGGTCCTCCGCGATACCGATACCCTTGATACCGCTGAAGAGCTGATGGCAGTGGGATGGGTGCGCCATTTGCCAGTGGTCGATAGTGAGAACCGACTGGTCGGCATGATCACGCAGCGTGATCTCCTCCGGGCCTCGTTGTCTTCGCGTTCCCAGGCCTCGCCAAAAGAGAAACAACAGTGGCTCGCAGGAATTCAGGTTCGTGATGTGATGACCAAAGAAGTGAAGACCGCGACTCCTGAGACGGAACTGCGTGAGGCCGTCAAGCAGTTTCTCGTGAATAAATTTGGTGGGCTGCCTATCCTTACCGACTCACAATTGGTTGGTATGTTGACTGAAACAGATTTGCTCCAGTACTTGCATACACTCCTCTCTCCCAAACGTGCTCCGCGCGCTTCGACGAAAACGAGAGCAAAGGTCAGTTCAGATTCCGGGAATACCCTTCAGTAGACCGGGGTCAGGTCGGAGGCCGTTCCCGGTTCCCGCACACGTAAAACGTAAGAAGCTGTTGATCAATTCCGCAGAGCCAGTGCAAAAAACGGAACCGTGCTTCGACAGGCTCAGCACGAACCGGGGATCTCTACTCTGCGCGGGTAGGAAGTGCGGTTTTGTCATGCTGAGCAAAGCGAAGCATCTCTCCCCCGCTCCCGCTGAGAGATTCTTCACTCCGCGGTGCTCCGGTCAGAATGACACTCGCCCTCGCCGCGGAGCAAAAAGCGCAACTCGTGCCCGCGCGCAGTATCATATCTTTTTCAGTTCTGTTTCTGTTAACCCTGCGCTTGTCGAAAGGTTTTTCAACAGCTTCTAAAGGAAGAGGGGGGGGAGGGTACGCGTTATGTATTACGTTCTCAGGGTAGGCCGGAACCGCTTCCCGTATTCCGGCCCACTTTCTGTGTCCCTCCATAGAAACCGCATTGGGTACAACCCCCGTCGTCATTGACACTAGGGCGTACGTGCGACTAGAAACGAAAGGTACGTACCATCTACCCAAAGGAGGGACATGCCGTGGTGTATGAAATGCGAGTGTATACGTTGCAGCCGGGAAAGGTGCCGGAGTTTCAAGCGCTGATCGAAAAAGAAGCACTACCGGTGATTAGTAAATACTCCAAACTCGTCGGTTGGTGGTCGACCGAAGTAGGGCCACTCAACGAGGTCGTGCACATCTGGGCGTATGAGGATCTTGCCCATCGGACGCGTGCGCGTGAAGCCCAAGGCGCTGATCCACAACTGCAAGCCTTTCGCCCCAAAGCGCAAGCGATGATTGTCAGTCAGTATAATAAGATCATGACGCCTGCGAGTTTTTCGCCGTTGAAATAAAATCTGCTGCCGCAACCTTAAAAATGGAGAAGTAGAGAAGACGCTGGAGATTGTCATTCTGAGCCACAGCAGAGCGAAAGGGTGACATTTCCGGTGCGTCTTT contains the following coding sequences:
- a CDS encoding nucleotidyltransferase family protein → MISAILLAAGESRRMGSAKALLHYQGQTFISRICHAFLTAGVDELIVVLGARADQLRDALPPHPKLRTVVNSRYQLGQLSSLMVGIGALSPDSEAAIVNLVDHPMIEADTVQALIASFRTAPLPILIASYQGKRGHPVLFSSQVYGEILAAPLDQGAKVVVRKDPTRVREIPLDDPGILADIDTPADYAHYVGSKK
- a CDS encoding MFS transporter, which translates into the protein MGTEPVAYRWWVLANAFLIFVMAFGMGWTYIVMLVQQVLQDLGLQMSDWGSLWSAISLGTVLFAIIGGVLGDRFGIRLSVGLGTTFMGLFLLLRGTATSFGSLYLWMLLFGLALAVTFSNVPKALGMWFPPGEFGLANGVTQAGYGVGAGLATVLTPLIVEAVGGWRSLTSILGVVTIALGVLWLLTVKDRVVATAQLTERVGIGASIQRVLHVRDVWIIAGCYFLFLGGYIALIGYAPTYLVSEQGMTAPAAGVVLSIVMWVYVAGAFVLPTMSDRVGLRKAFYVPCMFTTGVFIIAGAFLVGTPLWVAAAIWGFAAGASPIAFVVPLEMAGVGTALAGSALGVAVTAGYLGGFVGPLICARLAEASPVAGFAFGGVCYALSALLFLLIKETGPRRA
- a CDS encoding Rrf2 family transcriptional regulator is translated as MLLLWETGVRLSRESGYGIDGLVALAEQPAGTVLLLTEIATAQQLPQSFLAKIFQKLARHGIVRSFRGAVRGYALAQRPEHISLKAVLLAIEGPELFERCVLWSDRCASRNPCRLHAQWVEVVRDVHEPLLMRTTLADVLASKPHQRKRPRRKQALGKR
- the ppk2 gene encoding polyphosphate kinase 2: MTGSDRDSAEQHSVLLQEEVEEATQAVPQDGLISAQALLKLKSPRPVFDMLREKDVDVNKIKSILNYEGELEKLQIEFVKMQRWVQEQRKRVAIIFEGRDAAGRGGTIRRFSEHRNPRAMRVVALPVPTEEEKGQWYFQRYIKQLPNRGEIVFFDRSWYNRAVVEPVNGFCSQEQYERFMRQVPEFEHMLFEDGVLLIKLWFSISKDEQVQRFASRRQNPLKQWKLSPIDGRAQDLWDAYTRYEEVMFSKTHTTFSPWIIVKANNKRKARLESMRYVLSTLDYNGKENTGVPLFPDPNTITRFQRSVNNLD
- a CDS encoding CBS domain-containing protein, which codes for MANDKRKMTVKVQDLMQPNVAVLRDTDTLDTAEELMAVGWVRHLPVVDSENRLVGMITQRDLLRASLSSRSQASPKEKQQWLAGIQVRDVMTKEVKTATPETELREAVKQFLVNKFGGLPILTDSQLVGMLTETDLLQYLHTLLSPKRAPRASTKTRAKVSSDSGNTLQ
- a CDS encoding NIPSNAP family protein — protein: MVYEMRVYTLQPGKVPEFQALIEKEALPVISKYSKLVGWWSTEVGPLNEVVHIWAYEDLAHRTRAREAQGADPQLQAFRPKAQAMIVSQYNKIMTPASFSPLK